A region of Dioscorea cayenensis subsp. rotundata cultivar TDr96_F1 chromosome 5, TDr96_F1_v2_PseudoChromosome.rev07_lg8_w22 25.fasta, whole genome shotgun sequence DNA encodes the following proteins:
- the LOC120260389 gene encoding 40S ribosomal protein S25-4, with protein MAPKKDKAPPPSSKPAKSGGGKQKKKKWSKGKQKEKVNNAVLFDQASYDKMLTEVPKFKQITPSVLSERLRINGSLARRAIKDLMARGAIRMVAAHASQQIYTRATNT; from the exons ATG GCGCCGAAGAAGGATAAGGCCCCACCGCCATCATCAAAGCCGGCCAAGTCCGGTGGAggaaagcaaaagaagaag AAGTGGAGCAAGGGGAAGCAGAAGGAGAAGGTGAACAATGCCGTGCTGTTTGATCAAGCGAGCTATGATAAGATGCTCACCGAAGTCCCCAAGTTTAAGCAGATCACTCCGTCGGTTCTCTCCGAGCGGTTGAGG ATCAATGGTTCTCTTGCACGGAGGGCAATCAAGGATTTAATGGCTAGGGGTGCTATTAGGATGGTCGCAGCTCATGCCAGTCAGCAGATTTACACTAGGGCAACCAATACCTAG
- the LOC120261646 gene encoding uncharacterized protein At2g27730, mitochondrial: MAARHQSTMAARYVARRLFSGKVLSEEEKAAENVYIKKMEQEKLEKLARKGVNNPGDQASATAAGDAKASGSTASSTAGVSTDKNRNYAVLAGAIAGLSALGWYLLSKPKKTEETTD; encoded by the exons ATGGCGGCAAGGCATCAGAGCACCATGGCGGCAAGGTACGTGGCGCGGAGGCTGTTCAGCGGGAAGGTCCTCAGCGAGGAGGAGAAGGCCGCGGAGAACGTTTACATCAAG AAAATGGAGCAAGAGAAGCTGGAGAAGCTTGCTCGCAAG GGAGTAAACAATCCCGGAGATCAGGCTTCGGCAACTGCAGCAGGTGATGCAAAAGCAAGTGGGTCGACAGCTTCATCGACTGCTGGTGTCTCAACTGATAAGAATCGCAACTATGCTGTGCTTGCCGGCGCGATTGCCGGTCTTTCTGCGCTTGGCTGGTACTTGTTGTCGAAACCCAAGAAAACTGAAGAGACCACTGACTGA
- the LOC120262182 gene encoding signal recognition particle 54 kDa protein, chloroplastic, with the protein METIGFSSVASRHFSASPTSFLATRGQRYAGRTCFSSRSASPWIGSSGFSLGNPSRNLFTREVWSWINSESSYIGRRNQFVVRAEMFGQLTSGLEAAWNKLKGEEVLTKENIVEPMRDIRRALLEADVSLTVVRRFVQAVSDQAVGVGLIRGVRPDQQLVKIVNDELVKLMGGEVSDLEFAKSGPTVILLAGLQGVGKTTVCAKLAFYLKKLGKSCMLVAGDVYRPAAIDQLKILGKQVGVPVYSEGTDIKPAEIAKRGLNEAKKKSVDVVIVDTAGRLQIDKTMMDELKEVKKALNPTEVLLVVDAMTGQEAAALVTTFNIEIGITGAILTKLDGDSRGGAALSVREVSGRPIKLVGRGERLEDLEPFYPERMAGRILGMGDVLSFVEKAQEVMKQEDAEELQKKIMSAKFDFNDFLKQTRAVAQMGSMSRVIGMIPGMGKVTPAQIREAEKSLKLMESMIEVMTPEEREKPELLAESQARRKRISTESGKTEQQVSQLVAQLFQMRVRMKNLMGLMEGGSIPALNNLEESLKAEQKAPPGTARRKRRSGTRKQFVDSGVARPSPRGFGSKS; encoded by the exons ATGGAAACGATCGGCTTCTCATCCGTTGCTTCTCGGCATTTCTCCGCTTCTCCGACCTCCTTCCTCGCTACCCGCGGCCAGAGATACGCTGGAAGAACGTGCTTTTCCTCCAGATCCGCCTCCCCATGGATAGGCTCCTCAGGCTTCTCTCTTGGAAACCCCTCCAGGAATCTCTTCACT AGAGAAGTTTGGAGTTGGATTAATTCCGAATCAAGCTATATTGGTAGAAGAAATCAGTTTGTGGTGAGAGCTGAGATGTTTGGGCAGTTGACAAGTGGTCTTGAAGCGGCATGGAACAAACTCAAGGGAGAAG AGGTTCTGACTAAAGAGAATATTGTTGAACCTATGCGGGACATCCGGAGAGCTCTTTTGGAAGCAGAC GTGAGCTTGACAGTTGTTCGAAGGTTTGTGCAGGCTGTCAGTGATCAGGCTGTTGGTGTGGGTTTGATTCGTGGGGTGAGACCTGACCAACAATTAGTGAAGATTGTGAATGACGAGCTTGTTAAGCTTATGGGTGGAGAAGTCTCTGATTTAGAATTTGCAAAATCTGGACCGACAGTGATATTACTAGCAGGTCTGCAAGGTGTTGGGAAGACTACTGTTTGTGCAAAACTTGCATTTTATCTTAAGAAGCTG GGGAAGAGTTGCATGTTGGTTGCAGGAGATGTTTATAGGCCTGCTGCTATTGACCAGCTCAAAATTTTGGGCAAACAG GTGGGAGTGCCAGTCTATTCTGAAGGAACGGATATAAAGCCTGCAGAAATAGCAAAACGTGGATTGAATGAAGCCAAAAAGAAATCAGTTGATGTAGTAATTGTGGATACAGCTGGAAGACTTCAG ATAGATAAGACAATGATGGATGAGTTGAAGGAAGTAAAGAAAGCCTTGAATCCTACAGAAGTTTTGCTAGTGGTTGATGCAATGACTGGCCAGGAAGCTGCAG CCTTGGTGACAACATTCAATATTGAGATTGGTATTACGGGTGCCATACTAACAAAGTTGGATGGTGATTCTCGAGGTGGAGCAGCTTTGAGTGTTAGAGAG GTTTCAGGTAGGCCGATTAAACTTGTAGGACGTGGTGAACGCTTGGAAGACCTTGAGCCGTTCTATCCTGAACGCATGGCTGGCCGCATCTTAGGAATGGGAGACGTTCTTTCATTTGTGGAGAAGGCACAGGAAGTA ATGAAACAAGAAGATGCCGAAGAACTGCAGAAGAAGATCATGAGTGCAAAGTTTGACTTCAATGACTTTTTAAAGCAAACACGTGCTGTTGCACAAATGGGGTCAATGAGTCGTGTCATTGGAATGATCCCAGGAATGGGGAAG GTTACTCCGGCACAAATTCGAGAAGCTGAAAAAAGCTTGAAGCTTATGGAATCAATGATCGAAGTAATGACCCCAG AGGAAAGGGAGAAGCCGGAATTGTTAGCTGAATCACAAGCTAGGAGGAAGAGAATTTCTACTGAATCCGGCAAAACAGAGCAGCAG GTAAGTCAACTTGTTGCTCAACTTTTCCAAATGCGAGTCCGTATGAAGAATCTAATGGGGTTAATGGAAGGCGGATCTATTCCTGCTTTAAACAACCTTGAGGAATCACTGAAAGCCGAACAGAAG GCACCTCCTGGTACCGCTAGGAGGAAAAGGAGATCAGGAACGAGGAAGCAATTTGTGGATTCAGGGGTGGCACGGCCTAGTCCTCGTGGTTTTGGATCAAAGAGCTAG
- the LOC120261816 gene encoding rho GTPase-activating protein 1-like yields the protein MTAVLRSPTHIPSPSSSPLSCSPTDDGRGLLRRRRVEDGVERKEERKGQEDQLSLLTFVLTVLRKSLAGCRTEGVEEELRSMEIGWPTNVRHVAHVTFDRFHGFLGLPVEFEPEVPRRVPSASTNAFGVSTQSMQCAYDSRGNSVPTILLLMQQRLYEQGGLQAEGIFRINAENSQEEFVRDQLNNGIVPDGIDVHCLAGLIKAWFRELPTAVLDCLTPEQVAQCQSEDECAQLVKLLPPSEAALLDWAINLMADVVQEEQQNKMNARNVAMVFAPNMTQMADPLTALMYAVQVMNFLKMLILKTLKDRQEPFLEDNASVPHPDPSDGNSHHSLCLPNPMVSHNVEDTEHVFVAKEPVLDNPTHLNRQSLAAEGSIDNSQTSSENAVSQTTSQSTDECSCEVSVPIENPTKGSGHRMSSRRKKGQPSTVNNKKVTRKMNSQPAVRGMPAEKTLGISVVSSINSKVKRIEAWR from the exons ATGACAGCCGTGTTAAGGTCACCAACCCACATCCCTTCACCTTCAAGCTCTCCACTTTCTTGCAGCCCCACTGATGATGGACGAGGCCTTTTAAGGAGGAGACGTGTTGAGGATGGAGTAGAGAGGAAGGAGGAGAGGAAGGGGCAGGAGGACCAGCTCTCTTTGTTGACCTTTGTGTTGACAGTGCTGAGGAAGTCGCTGGCCGGGTGTAGGACGGAGGGAGTTGAAGAGGAGCTTCGCTCAATGGAGATTGGCTGGCCGACGAACGTGCGACACGTTGCCCATGTCACCTTCGACCGGTTCCATGGGTTTCTCGGCCTCCCTGTGGAGTTTGAGCCTGAGGTTCCCCGCAGAGTACCCAGCGCCAG CACGAATGCCTTTGGTGTTTCAACACAATCTATGCAATGTGCTTATGATTCTAGAGGGAACAGTGTCCCAACTATTCTATTGCTCATGCAACAACGCCTCTATGAACAAGGAGGCCTTCAG GCAGAAGGCATATTCAGAATTAATGCAGAAAATAGCCAGGAGGAATTTGTCAGAGATCAGCTGAATAACGGTATTGTACCTGATGGAATTGATGTGCATTGTCTTGCTGGTTTAATCAAG GCCTGGTTTAGGGAGCTTCCAACCGCGGTGCTCGACTGTCTCACACCTGAGCAGGTAGCACAATGCCAATCAGAAGATGAGTGTGCTCAGCTTGTGAAACTTCTTCCACCATCAGAGGCTGCTCTACTGGATTGGGCGATAAATTTAATGGCCGATGTAGTccaagaagaacaacaaaacaaGATGAATGCTCGCAATGTTGCAATGGTTTTTGCTCCCAACATGACTCAG ATGGCAGATCCTTTGACTGCATTGATGTATGCAGTGCAAGTGATGAATTTTTTGAAGATGCTCATCCTAAAGACACTGAAAGATCGGCAAGAACCTTTCCTGGAGGACAATGCTTCAGTTCCTCATCCAGATCCATCTGATGGAAATAGTCATCACAGTCTTTGTCTCCCAAATCCAATGGTTTCTCACAATGTAGAAGACACCGAGCATGTTTTCGTCGCCAAGGAGCCAGTACTAGACAATCCAACACATCTCAACAGACAAAGCTTAGCTGCAGAAGGCTCCATTGATAATTCTCAAACTTCTTCTGAAAACGCTGTATCTCAAACAACATCACAATCTACTGATGAATGCTCATGCGAAGTCTCGGTACCAATTGAGAATCCGACTAAGGGATCGGGACATCGAATGAGTTCTCGGAGGAAGAAAGGCCAACCAAGTACTGTAAACAATAAGAAAGTAACAAGAAAAATGAATTCACAGCCTGCTGTTCGAGGAATGCCGGCCGAAAAAACATTGGGTATTAGTGTAGTGAGTAGTATAAATTCTAAGGTGAAGCGAATTGAAGCATGGAGGTGA
- the LOC120260676 gene encoding ribonuclease H2 subunit A codes for MGYAPLPKWASEPCIMGIDEAGRGPVLGPMVYGCLYCPLSYQKTLASLDFADSKTLKEEKREELFEKLKANDSIGWEVDIIDPKDLSAKMLKRVKINLNEISHNSAMGLVSRVLDMGVLLTEVYLDTVGDAEKYRIKLSERFPSVKFVVSKKADSIYPVVSGASIVAKVTRDRTLRNWVLDETAENMHRNFGSGYPGDPVTKAWLDHHKHPVFGFPSLVRFSWGTCASYSKDMVEVIWESDKLDEDGSGSGSSSGKHQLKLSKFGFSGSKRKSEDVESTGKGRSKFFQARKLELLSEF; via the exons ATGGGGTATGCTCCACTGCCGAAATGGGCGTCCGAGCCCTGCATCATGGGCATTGATGAAGCTGGGAGGGGTCCCGTTCTAG GTCCTATGGTGTATGGATGCTTGTATTGTCCTCTATCTTACCAGAAGACACTTGCTTCCTTGGATTTTGCAG ATTCAAAGACTCTTAAAGAGGAAAAGAGGGAGGAGTTATTTGAAAAGCTTAAAGCTAATGATTCCATTGGTTGGGAAGTTGATATTATAGATCCTAAGGACCTTTCTGCCAAAATGCTGAAAAG GGTTAAAATCAATCTGAATGAAATATCCCATAATTCAGCTATGGGCCTTGTCAGTCGAGTTCTTGATATGGGTGTTTTATTAACtgag GTTTATCTAGATACAGTTGGAGACGCAGAGAAGTATAGAATTAAATTGTCTGAGAGGTTTCCGAGTGTCAAATTTGTGGTTTCAAAGAAGGCTGATAGTATTTATCCTGTTGTTAGTGGAGCTAGTATAGTTGCAAAG GTAACTAGAGACCGAACTTTGCGTAACTGGGTACTTGATGAAACTGCTGAGAATATGCATAGGAACTTTGGATCTGGATATCCAGGAG ATCCAGTTACTAAAGCATGGTTGGATCATCACAAGCATCCAGTGTTTGGATTCCCGTCATTAGTCCGCTTCAGTTGGGGGACTTGCGCTTCATACTCGAAGGATATGGTAGAAGTCATATG GGAGTCCGATAAACTTGATGAAGATGGTTCGGGCAGCGGAAGTAGCAGTGGCAAACACCAACTGAAATTGTCAAAATTTGGCTTCTCTGGTTCGAAGAGGAAAAGCGAAGATGTGGAATCCACCGGTAAAGGTCGGTCGAAATTCTTCCAGGCTCGGAAACTTGAGTTGCTCTCTGAATTCTGA
- the LOC120261528 gene encoding auxin-responsive protein SAUR50-like: MKMVSTMRLARIAKILGAHKQFRHQRLIGNSHEHHQGIITPVGFLPVYVGEEKERFVIPTAFLAHPLFKMLLEKAYMEYGFDQTSGLSLPCTVSIFQQVVSAVKCHHGQFDLENLVQELEN; encoded by the coding sequence atgaagatggtttCAACTATGAGACTAGCAAGGATAGCCAAGATACTCGGTGCTCATAAGCAGTTTCGTCACCAGAGGTTGATCGGAAATTCTCATGAGCATCACCAGGGTATCATCACGCCGGTTGGGTTTCTGCCGGTATATGTGGGAGAAGAGAAGGAGAGGTTTGTGATTCCTACTGCCTTCTTGGCACATCCATTGTTCAAGATGTTGTTAGAGAAGGCTTACATGGAGTATGGATTTGATCAGACAAGTGGATTATCTCTTCCTTGCACTGTCTCAATTTTCCAACAGGTTGTTTCTGCAGTTAAGTGTCACCATGGGCAGTTTGATCTTGAAAATTTGGTGCAGGAATTAGAGAATTGA
- the LOC120261715 gene encoding serine, glycine, tyrosine and glutamine-rich protein-like, with protein sequence MSSVKRSFVLFLLVLFLSSCISAISLVEERKITAVVKAAAGGGHGGGGAHGGGGSGAHGGGGSEAGGSNEGGGGNGEGSRTPSGVIPAVVVGGAGAANARHGARKHNAATISHAQPIYIPLVAAMLGVAILLFV encoded by the exons ATGAGTTCTGTGAAGAGGTCTTTTGTGTTGTTTCTCTTGGTTCTGTTCTTGTCATCCTGCAtatcag CTATCAGTTTggtggaagaaagaaagataacTGCTGTTGTGAAAGCGGCTGCCGGTGGTGGTCATGGTGGCGGTGGTGCGCATGGTGGCGGTGGCAGTGGTGCACATGGTGGTGGGGGAAGTGAAGCTGGAGGGTCAAATGAAGGTGGTGGTGGCAATGGCGAAGGTTCTAGGACACCTTCAGGAGTAATACCTGCCGTGGTGGTCGGAGGAGCTGGTGCTGCAAATGCCAGGCATGGTGCAAGGAAGCACAATGCGGCGACAATTAGCCATGCGCAGCCAATCTACATCCCATTGGTAGCTGCAATGCTTGGTGTTGCAATCCTGCTCTTTGTTTGA